The Hydra vulgaris chromosome 14, alternate assembly HydraT2T_AEP genome includes the window AAGTAACATCTTATTTGCTTACATCTCCATTCAAGTGACATCTTATTTGCAAATGAATCATGGACATATAGCTTCAAGTGAACCATGAACTCtacaaacttatttattttcttaatgtaGGATATTTTGAGTTTTATCTTGACcatccattttaaattttattatagcaaCTTTTGCTATTTACTATTTAGgctactttgtttaaaaaaatattagtaacatttttgcctcttttaaaattattggagATATGGAAAATTGTCAGCctgtaaaaattgaattaaaaaagtttattcaaaaatgtgttaaaagtaattttaaaaaatgaattaaatttcaatttaaaaaaatgaattttagattaatttagtttttacacTTTTCCTCACTAACACTGACCCAACCTGCAACGTCACTCCTTTTATTACACTGAAATTCTTGGCAGCTACTTTACAGGGCGATTACCTGGTGCTAGGATTAACTTTAGTTGCTGTTAGCATATTTGCCACTGATCAATAATCGACAATGCAGTATTTActttgggtctcaaaagaagtaaaattttataaaaatttcaaaaatagtaaaaaaaattaagggaaacacaaatttaaaaagtttctttacaaaaactatgaaaatatgtacttttttatttttagttaaaaaatggtAGTTTTTAagccataaaatttaaaatagtaatctTTATACAAAATGatcattatttttagaatttttataaaatttcacttcctttgagacccaacatgatatgcttttgaagaactttttttttcaaaatattagggacccgtctcatgtttaagggtcttgagcaacccctaaaaattttttttatttaaaaattttttaaatttagtattaatttattacatagaacacatttagggggtgtcagcagacaattttaaaaaaagttgttttttgaacaccctaatgaatatatataccTGATATATAtcaggtgtatatatatatatattatatatatcatttatatatatatatatatatttatatatatgtgtgtatatatatatatatatatatatatatacacatatatatatatatacatcaggtatatgtatataatttagtGTATAGATgaagtgtgtgtatatatatatatatatatatatatatatatatatatatatatatatatatatatatatatatatatatatatatatatatatatatatatataaattatgttagtgtattctacaaatatatatatgtatgtatatatatatataaatatatatgtatgtatatatatatacctgatatatacattaggtgtatatatatgtatatatacatatatatacacctatatattaaaaaccgttataatttttttaattttttaatatacttgatAACGAGGGTGTCAATATTCCTTCgaaatgtcataaaaataaatatatttttaacaaatagaaaCTAATCCATAAAAAGaggttttattttgaaatatttatataaataaaatatattaaagatgtcaacaattaaagtatatatatatatatatatatatatatatatatatatatatatatatatatatatatatatatatatatatatatatatatatatatatatatatatatatatatatatatatatatatatatatatatatatatatatatatatatatatatatatatatatatagatgattTAAGTCAATTATCTGACACAAGTAGAAAAATTGTGActgaaaaaactataaaagacATGTCAGATGAACTCCTATTCAATAAAACGAACTTATACACTGATAgatcaaatcaaaaagaaaatctttttgcaATGTCAATTAAAAAGGATCGTAGTATTACTCTTAATGCGGCGATGAGTGAAAAATCTGTTACTCAAAACGTTCTAAGTTTAAAAGAAGTCAATGTAGCGTCTGAAATATCTGAAACAAATAGCATTAAAGAAAAGAATTCAGCTTTTGAAAATTCTTGTGAATCTGATGAACTTTCGGAAGCAACAAAAACTCTTTCAATACACGAAAAAATAcctattaaaaactataaaaactgtTTGGTTTTGGCCCAATCAAAATCTGATAGcattgataaaaatgttttgaaaatgatagAAGAAACTGATTCATTAATTCTAAATCAAGCAGATTCAGTAAATAAGGAGTCCGGGAGGTTTACTAATGATCCAAGTGATGCATCAAACGATAACTTGTCGGTTCTAAGTAGTTCAACAATTGCTGAAAAATTTCCAAGTTTTGTTACAGATAAATCAGTTTCGACTAATCtagtaaataatatagaatCTGTTTCAGGCTGTGAAACAAGCGATAAAGAATTGGCTTCAAATATTGCAACTTGTGACAAAAATATAACTCTGAGTATTGTAAGTAATGATAAAGAATCGTCTCCAAAAATGGTAACTAGCGATAATAAATTGGGTAAAATGTTATCAATTgatgataaagataaaaaaaatttgttttcagataaaCTCCCTAAATATTTGTCATTGTTTTCTAATCGaccaacaaaaaataatttagataacaaagaaaacaatttcCCTAAAATTGATTCCGGAGAAAATCCAAAGAACAAAAATCTAGCATTAAATACAGTATTTACTAAATCAATTCCAgatcaagttaaaaaagtaCCTCAAACAATTTCCAAATTTAACCCTATGGCAACTTGTTTAAACTTGATGGATTTTTCGACTTTTACTGTTAACAATCAAATGACTGAAAATCGAATTAAAATGAACCAATTACCAAACGATaaatgtaattatgttttagaGTTACCAAATAACGATTGCAATAGTAATTGTGTTGATAAAAATGACAATGAATCAGATTGTTTCGAATATACAGCTTGCTCTAAGGGAGCTTCAGCACACTTAGATGTTGACCATAAGTTGTCGAGTTCTGATTTTAGTCAGTCTGACCATAGTGACCTTGATGATCATCATGATTGTGATCATTTTTCTGAAAGTTTATCCGAAGACGAAAGTAAAATATCTGAAGAATTTTTAGACTATACTGACCGTGGTGAGACACCAGATGATAGATCACTTATTAGAGACTCTCCGAATCATCTTGATTTTTCATCTAATATTTCTGTGTATGAATATTCCAGTGGTGTACAACATTTCAATCATATTACTGCTCTTCAAAAGTCTTCTTCGACTAAAACTTGGAATCAGCTACGATTTGTTGAATGTTTTGGTCAAGCTTATTTAAAACACATATCAGAAATTATACAATACCAAACAAAAtaccaaaaattatataaacaagaataaatttgttttcaaacaaaataattttttgttttgcttcattatttgttttttcttattttttgtttcttttttcaatcCTATTATTTTCCTATCGTTCTTAATGGATAAATGAAGAATTTAATACTATATTATCTTTATGAAATTTACGATTGTATAATAATTGTatgattgtaaattttgttcttgagtcttttatattatatttttctaattattatgTTTCTGGAGACTTTATAatcaaaatctttgttttaGGAGGCGTAAGATAAGAGGCGTatagttgcttttttaaaaggtgTATAGTTGCTTTTTTAAGAGGCGTATAGTTCCTTTTTTAGGAGGCGTATAGTTCCT containing:
- the LOC100198812 gene encoding probable ATP-dependent RNA helicase DDX20 isoform X3, translated to MDNFVKRTVDVAIDDDIGFESLLLSPDVLLGLKAVGFDRPSPIQLQSIPLAKCGADLVCQAKSGTGKTCVFAVAALESINLSLSKLQVLVLAPTREIAHQIHDVIMKIGQKMKSLKCSLFIGGMPMQHDTDSIKSCHIAIGTPGRIKSLIESNIMLTKSIRLFVLDEADKLLEEGFQEQINWIYSTLPKQKQVLALSATYPQHLADYLSIYMNEPIHVRISTDDLNLKGVRQMFTTVKHHALPNLLYNEKCEALLNCIENVPFHQCMVFSNYQSRSSHLCTLLNKKGWPCTFIAGSQLQPIRLKAISELKSYNCRILVTTDLSARGIDCDKVNLVVNLDMPWDTETYLHRVGRAGRFGTYGLAISIVSGADEIKKLIEVSENINCDIVQLPDDLSQLSDTSRKIVTEKTIKDMSDELLFNKTNLYTDRSNQKENLFAMSIKKDRSITLNAAMSEKSVTQNVLSLKEVNVASEISETNSIKEKNSAFENSCESDELSEATKTLSIHEKIPIKNYKNCLVLAQSKSDSIDKNVLKMIEETDSLILNQADSVNKESGRFTNDPSDASNDNLSVLSSSTIAEKFPSFVTDKSVSTNLVNNIESVSGCETSDKELASNIATCDKNITLSIVSNDKESSPKMVTSDNKLGKMLSIDDKDKKNLFSDKLPKYLSLFSNRPTKNNLDNKENNFPKIDSGENPKNKNLALNTVFTKSIPDQVKKVPQTISKFNPMATCLNLMDFSTFTVNNQMTENRIKMNQLPNDKCNYVLELPNNDCNSNCVDKNDNESDCFEYTACSKGASAHLDVDHKLSSSDFSQSDHSDLDDHHDCDHFSESLSEDESKISEEFLDYTDRGETPDDRSLIRDSPNHLDFSSNISVYEYSSGVQHFNHITALQKSSSTKTWNQLRFVECFGQAYLKHISEIIQYQTKYQKLYKQE